A region from the Salicibibacter cibarius genome encodes:
- a CDS encoding DUF4352 domain-containing protein: MKTWTKIASAMFLSVALLVACGDGEEETTSEDTPDTDDDTSEAEDVEATEEEEESEEDESGNDASGDFEEDQHLTLGETGVYDTTIGTYEITLDSVSTEDEVEGEPPVNEVFIIAEVTIENISDEAVDAVDLAMADMMNDGETHEMAYWDYGFEGEEIEPGESLTGELIYDEMESSYYELVYGFASDTVANEVRWRFEEDEIDE, from the coding sequence ATGAAAACATGGACGAAAATAGCATCCGCAATGTTTTTAAGTGTAGCACTGTTAGTTGCTTGTGGAGATGGCGAGGAAGAGACGACGAGTGAAGACACTCCGGATACGGATGATGACACAAGTGAAGCTGAGGACGTTGAGGCAACCGAAGAGGAAGAAGAAAGTGAAGAGGATGAAAGCGGTAACGATGCTTCAGGTGATTTTGAGGAGGATCAGCACCTCACATTAGGGGAGACTGGCGTCTATGATACTACGATAGGAACGTATGAAATCACATTGGATTCTGTGAGCACGGAAGATGAGGTTGAAGGAGAGCCCCCCGTCAATGAAGTGTTTATCATTGCAGAAGTAACGATTGAGAACATTTCGGATGAAGCGGTTGATGCCGTCGACCTGGCTATGGCAGACATGATGAACGATGGAGAAACACATGAAATGGCCTACTGGGACTATGGTTTTGAGGGGGAGGAGATCGAACCTGGCGAATCGCTGACGGGTGAATTGATCTATGATGAAATGGAATCCAGTTATTATGAGCTGGTTTATGGCTTTGCTTCAGATACAGTGGCTAACGAAGTCCGGTGGAGATTTGAGGAAGATGAGATTGATGAGTAA
- the tnpA gene encoding IS200/IS605 family transposase translates to MDEYKRSSHAVYDIKYHIIWVTKYRYHVLRGDIAHRVRELIRQGCEARGITIVQGSVGKDHIHLLLSCPPSIAPSKILQYLKGRSSRLIQDEFPALKKRYWGQHLWARGYFCATVGNVTEEIIRNYIENHTSEKRNDIFRIDD, encoded by the coding sequence ATGGATGAATACAAAAGAAGTAGCCACGCGGTCTATGACATCAAATACCACATTATATGGGTTACAAAGTATAGATATCATGTGTTACGTGGCGACATTGCCCACCGAGTAAGGGAACTAATCAGACAAGGATGTGAAGCGAGAGGGATCACGATAGTACAAGGAAGTGTAGGGAAAGACCATATTCACTTATTATTGTCCTGTCCGCCGAGCATAGCACCGAGTAAGATATTGCAATATCTCAAAGGGAGATCATCAAGGTTAATCCAAGACGAATTCCCCGCCCTGAAGAAAAGATATTGGGGTCAGCACTTATGGGCGAGAGGATATTTTTGTGCAACAGTAGGAAATGTGACGGAAGAAATCATTAGAAATTATATCGAAAACCATACCAGCGAGAAGAGGAACGATATATTCAGGATTGATGATTGA
- a CDS encoding NUDIX hydrolase produces the protein MKKDIIRPLVICVFQKDESILVAEGFDPVKGDHYYRPIGGGIEYGERSADALIREVREEIDADIYNLIYIGTVENIFTLNGELGHEIVQVYDASFTDPFFNDKDEFEGREDNGEAFKL, from the coding sequence ATGAAAAAAGATATCATACGTCCGCTTGTGATTTGTGTATTTCAAAAAGATGAGTCCATCCTTGTCGCCGAGGGCTTTGACCCAGTCAAAGGGGATCATTATTATCGTCCCATTGGGGGTGGCATTGAATACGGAGAAAGAAGTGCCGATGCATTGATAAGAGAAGTACGAGAAGAAATTGATGCGGATATTTATAACCTTATATATATAGGGACTGTTGAGAATATTTTTACTCTAAACGGGGAATTGGGTCATGAGATTGTACAAGTGTACGATGCATCTTTCACTGACCCTTTTTTCAATGATAAAGATGAGTTTGAAGGCAGGGAAGATAACGGGGAAGCATTTAAGTTATAG
- a CDS encoding DUF3021 family protein, producing the protein MTASFIAFFVGAATVIYNIDLWSFAKRSGIHFIIMLITVYPILLLSGWFTISTVLDAFQVLIFFVLVGIILWLVMITLAKVFSW; encoded by the coding sequence TTGACTGCAAGTTTTATCGCCTTTTTTGTTGGTGCCGCAACTGTTATATATAACATAGACCTCTGGAGTTTTGCTAAGCGGAGTGGCATTCATTTCATTATCATGTTAATAACCGTTTATCCAATCCTTTTATTAAGCGGTTGGTTTACAATTTCCACCGTATTGGACGCTTTTCAAGTTCTTATTTTCTTCGTTTTGGTTGGGATTATTTTATGGCTTGTAATGATTACGTTAGCGAAAGTTTTCTCATGGTAA
- a CDS encoding LytTR family DNA-binding domain-containing protein, protein MDDFSVASMMETFKELFPKETSIAVSDAQHFIYYKPSKYIDLKIKPGDKISESTVTYKALSIQRKTSDHINSKVFGTSYFGTSVPIFDAGRPAGCVTAIFPSKQLRLLSSLLTVQMNDRWIPIPYQDVMFLEAQNRKTWIQSERGTGTHKFSLSELEPHLPDDSFIRCHRSYIINVNYIAEIQPDTHSTFLLVMRDQTKIPVSQTYASHFRKILSF, encoded by the coding sequence ATGGACGATTTTTCGGTTGCTTCGATGATGGAAACCTTCAAAGAACTTTTTCCGAAAGAGACCTCCATCGCCGTGTCTGATGCTCAACACTTTATTTATTATAAGCCGAGTAAATACATTGATTTAAAAATCAAACCCGGTGACAAAATCAGTGAAAGTACCGTGACTTATAAGGCGTTATCCATTCAACGAAAGACATCTGACCATATTAATAGTAAAGTGTTTGGCACTTCTTACTTCGGGACGTCTGTCCCCATTTTTGATGCCGGCCGTCCTGCAGGGTGTGTAACGGCTATTTTTCCATCCAAGCAGTTGCGCCTCCTTTCGTCCCTATTGACCGTTCAAATGAATGACCGATGGATTCCGATTCCTTATCAAGACGTCATGTTTCTCGAAGCACAGAATCGAAAAACTTGGATTCAATCCGAACGAGGAACGGGTACGCACAAATTTAGCTTGAGTGAGCTGGAACCTCATTTACCCGATGATTCCTTTATTCGCTGTCACCGTTCCTATATCATTAATGTCAACTATATTGCCGAAATACAGCCGGACACGCATTCAACTTTCTTGTTGGTGATGAGAGATCAAACGAAAATTCCCGTCAGCCAAACGTATGCCAGCCATTTTCGCAAAATCCTTTCCTTCTGA
- a CDS encoding brain acid soluble protein 1, protein MDNETNNRLERMKIAREEIRRLVNEGRLNAFVEKAILDVIEAELKGLKREAEAECARTEPKEEPAIEQQPAVEPSKPKAKKDEQPAEQSKPMEEKQEPSEAEQPKLKEDQEKPAIEPSGEKVEEQPPVEESKPKVETHPQPVAEPPPKPKEPKQEPPAVAKPQPQAAAKKERSPEEQRERRLTYILSSGVTLLLLGGVLLALTNWLMLADVTKVFLISGIAVLFGGMSFLAHKLQIKQTMLAFLLLFAFFVPIVFFSISFYGVFGTYLSAEGEGSTLFAAVAALLCVGLYAVLHHFNKHRAFQLSTVAAVSISALFAAAFAAASVEMYVFILAGLIFVQLLGWNRFQRSTWVADYRSLLPGFVFGQLLLVTFIQFILFSETMFTFVNLAVLGALFYLLARKKRQFQGSAIPGVLLFTIGVTGAIVVEFTTISTIAALLVLIVPTVLLSVYQWERSNDAQPLLYMPLRVLFYITLAGTHLYGQAMMFGNFGDVALYPVTFAWLSALFVFHGWQEKEQVTLFFSYLISLYSAFIIIDFWLVGLPAITALFVSLLTVVYVVTLRKQIDVNLIKRPLKLATVIMFGLVVLMLIGEWALQASVFALIYVITALSCSYEEKKYRNASGIVGASALFLALCAAFPALLEDTAIYTSLMQAAHHFLLAAAVLTAMTYVFTRQYGQEIARIPFIMAGALYTISLLYLLGEFPLFAYFWPTVHAIAGAGYLWIAVRFFFRNKELWWGVTSFSVLAYLSLLDYPVSDSPIVFWGLLLLAGGVFTWSGRGLSRLYGYGGQCFYIAGLGMIALFPLLYVMISGLSIHGLLVPLIILLAEVLMEKRTGWRVGQSLTLIVFLLLHNLNWFHALPGVTTVDGLLLTGGLITAAAFWRPLSFNGYGHLAGMIVLNLYLIALPLTEAAAYDWGHIAISFAIAAGTVYVLEKWKRGSYSAIPLSLTGLVILFSSLELVTSIFLLFLVAVLALAVGVYYFGWSLYERERINVYQSVSIIFALIAGLMFQMYTAVSMETTIIFSAVLFAYLFLLFVKGKGELERYFLAAYLLYYNFHWFSDLPVVTAADSLLLTGGIIAASAIKKPFSFKAFGYLGAMIAFNLYLLILPLTEAGDYGGGRLVIALAIVALTVYVLEKDKQGVYSAAPLALIGIVMIASSLEFFTTAVLLFLVALATLALGVYSIGWSMLEQKRINHYQLMSIVFVVIAGIVARFDPATLTAAEISFSLVLFGYLFLLFVKEKDLWVRTVLAVFLLLYNMNWFNDLTGLTVSDSLLLTGAIIAATAFKQSFQYQSFGYFGGMIVFNLYLLILPVAESGAYGWGRMAIAFAIAAGTVYVLEKWTQGACNAIPLSLTGIVIVASSLELIATVSMLFFVALATLSVGVYYIGWSLFERERVNLYQLVSIGFIFIAGFLLVSDQAVATGVELIFATVLFAYFALLFIKEKGASERSFKAIALLISYYYPLALLLRLLPLATEFHIYAYVVSFMVLVSVLLRHVAYEANWKPYVEMAVVIIGFVTMSVSTLAEQTLYTSLTMSVLAVLAVLVGFYLKYAVYFLTGIVVLLVNTLYATRAFWASVPWWMYIMAVGAALIAFATYQELKKREGATTTREQWQRMVQKVKRMFQEWK, encoded by the coding sequence GTGGACAATGAAACAAACAACAGACTGGAACGCATGAAAATTGCCAGGGAAGAGATCAGACGGTTAGTAAATGAAGGGCGATTGAATGCGTTTGTGGAAAAAGCGATTCTGGATGTTATTGAAGCGGAATTGAAAGGATTAAAAAGAGAAGCAGAAGCGGAATGTGCACGCACGGAGCCAAAAGAAGAACCGGCCATTGAACAGCAACCGGCTGTCGAACCATCGAAACCGAAGGCGAAAAAAGACGAACAACCGGCTGAGCAATCGAAGCCAATGGAAGAAAAACAAGAACCGTCCGAGGCAGAGCAACCGAAGCTCAAAGAGGATCAAGAAAAACCGGCCATTGAGCCGTCGGGAGAAAAGGTGGAAGAACAACCGCCCGTCGAGGAATCGAAGCCAAAGGTGGAGACGCACCCCCAACCGGTCGCAGAGCCGCCGCCGAAACCAAAGGAACCTAAGCAGGAACCCCCTGCCGTTGCTAAGCCCCAGCCGCAAGCGGCCGCCAAGAAAGAACGGTCGCCGGAAGAACAACGGGAACGTCGCTTAACGTACATATTATCTTCAGGGGTAACCCTTCTTTTGCTGGGAGGCGTTCTGCTGGCGCTTACGAATTGGTTAATGCTTGCGGATGTAACGAAGGTATTCCTCATCAGCGGAATCGCCGTTTTGTTCGGAGGGATGAGCTTCCTGGCGCACAAACTGCAAATAAAGCAGACGATGCTTGCGTTTTTATTGTTATTTGCTTTTTTCGTCCCGATCGTCTTTTTCTCCATCAGTTTTTATGGTGTATTCGGAACATATCTTTCGGCAGAAGGTGAAGGAAGCACCTTGTTTGCTGCGGTCGCTGCTCTCCTATGTGTCGGTCTTTATGCCGTCTTGCATCATTTTAATAAACATCGCGCTTTTCAATTGTCCACGGTTGCTGCCGTAAGCATCAGCGCATTGTTCGCCGCTGCTTTTGCCGCTGCTTCCGTTGAAATGTACGTTTTCATCCTCGCGGGTTTGATTTTCGTTCAGCTGCTTGGGTGGAATAGATTTCAGCGAAGTACATGGGTAGCCGACTACCGTTCGTTGTTGCCGGGGTTTGTATTCGGACAATTGTTGCTCGTCACGTTTATTCAATTCATTCTGTTTTCCGAGACGATGTTCACTTTTGTGAATCTTGCCGTTCTTGGTGCATTATTTTATTTGCTGGCACGAAAAAAACGTCAATTTCAAGGGAGCGCGATCCCCGGCGTTTTGCTGTTTACCATTGGTGTGACCGGAGCGATTGTTGTAGAATTCACGACAATTTCCACGATTGCCGCTCTGTTGGTCCTTATTGTGCCGACCGTATTACTCAGTGTTTATCAATGGGAGCGAAGCAATGATGCACAACCTTTGCTCTATATGCCATTACGCGTTCTTTTTTACATCACACTAGCTGGCACGCATCTCTATGGTCAGGCAATGATGTTCGGAAATTTCGGCGACGTGGCGCTTTACCCGGTCACGTTCGCATGGCTGAGCGCATTGTTCGTTTTCCACGGTTGGCAGGAAAAAGAACAGGTAACGCTCTTTTTCTCTTATTTGATCAGCCTGTATTCCGCCTTTATTATCATTGATTTTTGGCTCGTTGGGTTGCCTGCAATCACAGCACTTTTTGTTAGTTTGCTGACGGTTGTGTACGTGGTGACGTTACGAAAACAAATCGATGTAAACTTGATCAAACGGCCGTTAAAACTGGCGACCGTGATCATGTTCGGGCTTGTTGTCTTGATGCTGATAGGGGAATGGGCCTTGCAAGCAAGTGTGTTCGCGCTTATCTATGTAATCACCGCACTTTCGTGTTCCTATGAAGAAAAGAAATATCGAAACGCTAGCGGCATCGTAGGCGCATCGGCGTTATTTTTGGCGTTGTGTGCAGCGTTCCCGGCATTGTTGGAAGATACGGCGATTTATACATCGCTGATGCAAGCGGCCCATCATTTCTTGCTTGCAGCTGCAGTGTTAACGGCGATGACCTACGTTTTCACGCGTCAATACGGACAAGAAATCGCTCGAATTCCGTTTATTATGGCAGGTGCGTTATATACGATTTCTTTGTTATACCTGCTCGGGGAGTTTCCATTATTCGCTTACTTTTGGCCTACGGTCCATGCCATTGCAGGCGCTGGTTATTTGTGGATCGCGGTCCGCTTTTTCTTCCGGAATAAGGAATTATGGTGGGGCGTAACTTCCTTTAGTGTGCTTGCTTACTTAAGCTTGTTGGACTACCCCGTCAGCGATTCGCCGATTGTTTTCTGGGGACTTCTGTTGCTTGCGGGTGGCGTCTTTACGTGGTCCGGCAGAGGCCTATCCCGTTTGTATGGATATGGAGGGCAGTGTTTTTACATCGCCGGACTGGGAATGATCGCCCTCTTCCCGTTGCTTTACGTGATGATAAGCGGATTATCCATTCATGGGTTGCTCGTTCCTCTCATTATTTTGCTTGCTGAAGTGCTTATGGAAAAAAGAACGGGGTGGCGCGTAGGACAAAGTCTGACACTTATTGTCTTTCTTTTGCTCCATAACCTGAATTGGTTCCATGCATTGCCTGGTGTTACAACCGTCGATGGATTGTTGCTGACAGGCGGCCTAATCACAGCTGCTGCATTTTGGCGCCCGCTTTCCTTTAATGGATACGGACACCTTGCCGGAATGATCGTTCTCAATCTTTACTTGATCGCGCTGCCATTGACAGAAGCCGCTGCTTATGACTGGGGTCACATCGCTATTTCGTTTGCAATTGCTGCGGGAACGGTGTATGTGTTGGAAAAATGGAAACGGGGGAGTTATAGCGCTATTCCGCTGTCATTGACCGGCCTTGTGATTTTATTCAGTAGCCTGGAACTCGTCACAAGCATATTCTTGCTTTTCCTTGTCGCGGTTCTTGCTTTGGCTGTTGGGGTTTACTATTTCGGCTGGTCGCTATATGAACGCGAAAGAATCAATGTTTATCAAAGTGTAAGTATCATTTTCGCGTTAATCGCGGGGCTTATGTTTCAAATGTATACCGCGGTTTCGATGGAAACGACAATCATTTTCTCCGCGGTGCTGTTCGCATACCTTTTCCTCTTATTTGTAAAAGGGAAGGGCGAGTTGGAACGTTATTTTTTAGCCGCTTATCTTTTGTATTATAACTTCCATTGGTTTAGCGATTTGCCGGTGGTAACCGCTGCGGACAGCTTGTTGCTGACAGGTGGGATCATTGCGGCTTCAGCTATTAAAAAGCCATTTTCATTCAAAGCATTTGGGTATCTTGGCGCGATGATAGCATTCAATCTTTACCTGTTGATCTTGCCATTGACAGAAGCTGGAGATTACGGAGGGGGCCGACTCGTCATCGCGCTCGCCATTGTTGCACTTACGGTGTATGTGCTGGAAAAAGATAAACAGGGTGTCTACAGCGCTGCCCCCCTTGCGTTGATCGGCATCGTGATGATAGCCAGCAGCCTGGAATTTTTCACAACGGCCGTGTTGCTTTTCCTTGTCGCGCTGGCCACTTTAGCGCTCGGAGTTTATTCCATTGGCTGGTCAATGCTGGAGCAAAAACGCATTAATCATTATCAACTCATGAGTATTGTGTTTGTGGTCATCGCCGGGATTGTGGCGCGGTTCGATCCCGCGACTCTGACGGCTGCAGAGATTAGTTTCTCGCTCGTGTTATTCGGGTATCTTTTTCTTTTGTTCGTAAAAGAAAAAGACTTATGGGTACGCACCGTCTTGGCCGTTTTTCTTTTGCTTTATAACATGAATTGGTTCAATGACCTGACGGGGCTAACCGTTTCGGATAGCTTGCTATTGACTGGAGCAATTATCGCGGCAACGGCATTTAAGCAGTCATTTCAATACCAATCGTTTGGATATTTTGGCGGAATGATCGTGTTCAATCTCTACCTGTTGATTCTGCCGGTGGCAGAATCCGGCGCTTATGGTTGGGGAAGAATGGCCATTGCTTTCGCGATTGCCGCGGGTACAGTTTATGTGCTGGAAAAATGGACACAAGGCGCGTGCAATGCGATTCCGCTTTCGTTAACCGGTATCGTGATCGTAGCCAGTAGTCTGGAACTTATCGCAACGGTAAGTATGCTTTTCTTTGTCGCGTTAGCCACTTTATCGGTCGGTGTCTATTACATTGGCTGGTCATTATTCGAGCGCGAGCGTGTGAATCTTTATCAACTCGTGAGTATTGGTTTTATTTTCATAGCAGGATTTTTGTTGGTTTCCGATCAAGCGGTAGCAACTGGCGTGGAGTTGATTTTTGCCACTGTACTGTTCGCTTATTTTGCCCTTCTGTTTATAAAAGAGAAAGGGGCGTCGGAGCGTTCCTTTAAGGCAATCGCGCTCTTGATCAGCTATTATTACCCGCTGGCGTTATTGCTTCGCTTATTGCCTTTGGCTACAGAATTTCATATTTATGCCTACGTTGTGTCGTTCATGGTCCTTGTAAGTGTACTTCTGCGACACGTCGCTTACGAGGCTAATTGGAAACCTTACGTGGAAATGGCTGTCGTCATCATAGGTTTTGTAACAATGAGCGTCTCTACTCTCGCGGAACAAACGTTATACACAAGTTTAACGATGAGTGTACTTGCGGTGCTCGCTGTTCTGGTTGGGTTCTATCTGAAATATGCCGTCTATTTTCTCACCGGAATTGTCGTATTGCTCGTTAACACACTGTACGCCACTCGTGCATTTTGGGCGAGTGTCCCTTGGTGGATGTACATCATGGCTGTCGGCGCTGCCTTGATTGCTTTTGCCACCTATCAAGAATTGAAAAAAAGGGAAGGCGCAACAACTACCCGAGAACAATGGCAACGAATGGTGCAAAAAGTAAAAAGGATGTTTCAGGAGTGGAAGTAG
- a CDS encoding malate:quinone oxidoreductase, which translates to MSNGQMKTDVILIGAGVMSATLGSLLKELAPEWKIKVFEKLGNSGEESSNEWNNAGTGHAALCELNYTSENPDGSIDAGKAIKINEQFQLSRQFWSYLVNSNLIRRPQDFIMPMPHMSYVHGEENVKFLKKRYEALSNNPLFQDMAFSNDPEKLKDWMPLIMEGRTSNEPVAATKIDSGTDVNFGALTRLLLGHLQNNNADINYRHSVEDLKQTSDGSWEVKVHDIANDNIEYHTASFVFIGAGGKSLHLLQKSGIPEGKHVGGFPVSGLFMACNNPDVVEQHQAKVYGKAKVGAPPMSVPHLDTRYIDNKKTLLFGPFAGFSPKFLKTGSMFDLITSVKSDNLTTMLAAGAKNIPLTRYLIKQLMLSKKQRMEELREFIPNAKNEDWELVTAGQRVQVIKDTEASGKGTLQFGTEVVSADDGSIAALLGASPGASTAVHVMLDVLEKCFPQKMKEWEPKIKEMIPSYGVSLAENPELFRDIHTSTAQALHLDEHVSDFWDVEEKVLEHV; encoded by the coding sequence ATTAGCAACGGACAAATGAAAACAGATGTTATTTTAATCGGTGCCGGAGTGATGAGCGCGACTTTGGGATCATTATTGAAAGAGTTGGCACCTGAATGGAAAATCAAAGTGTTTGAGAAACTCGGAAATTCGGGAGAAGAAAGTTCGAATGAATGGAATAATGCAGGTACCGGCCATGCTGCCTTATGTGAACTCAACTATACATCTGAAAACCCGGATGGATCGATCGATGCCGGCAAAGCGATAAAAATCAACGAACAGTTCCAGCTTTCAAGACAGTTTTGGTCTTATCTTGTAAATAGCAATTTGATTCGCAGGCCGCAGGACTTCATCATGCCGATGCCTCATATGAGTTATGTACACGGGGAGGAAAATGTAAAGTTTTTGAAAAAGCGCTATGAAGCGCTGTCCAACAATCCCCTGTTTCAAGACATGGCGTTTTCCAATGATCCCGAAAAACTTAAGGATTGGATGCCGCTGATTATGGAAGGCCGTACATCGAATGAACCGGTCGCGGCAACCAAAATCGATTCGGGAACGGATGTCAATTTTGGAGCTTTAACGCGCTTGTTGCTTGGCCACTTGCAGAACAATAATGCCGATATCAATTACCGGCATAGTGTTGAAGACCTTAAACAGACGAGCGACGGCTCATGGGAAGTAAAAGTACACGATATTGCCAACGATAACATCGAATACCATACGGCATCATTCGTCTTTATCGGCGCAGGGGGCAAAAGTCTGCATTTACTGCAGAAATCCGGTATTCCTGAAGGAAAACATGTTGGAGGATTTCCGGTAAGCGGGCTTTTTATGGCGTGTAACAATCCGGACGTTGTCGAGCAGCATCAAGCAAAAGTGTACGGCAAAGCGAAGGTTGGAGCGCCGCCAATGTCCGTTCCGCATCTTGATACAAGATATATCGACAACAAAAAAACGTTGCTGTTCGGACCGTTTGCCGGCTTTTCGCCAAAGTTTTTAAAAACCGGTTCAATGTTCGATTTGATAACATCCGTAAAATCGGACAATCTCACAACGATGCTGGCAGCAGGCGCAAAAAACATTCCATTGACAAGATATTTGATCAAACAATTGATGTTATCGAAGAAACAGCGTATGGAAGAATTGCGGGAATTTATTCCAAATGCCAAAAACGAAGATTGGGAGCTGGTAACAGCGGGCCAACGTGTACAAGTCATTAAAGATACCGAAGCTTCCGGGAAAGGAACGCTTCAATTTGGCACGGAAGTTGTCAGTGCTGACGATGGCTCGATAGCTGCACTGCTCGGTGCTTCACCGGGTGCCTCCACGGCCGTTCACGTAATGCTTGACGTTTTGGAAAAATGCTTTCCGCAAAAAATGAAAGAATGGGAACCGAAAATAAAAGAAATGATCCCTTCTTATGGCGTGTCACTGGCAGAGAATCCGGAGCTTTTCCGCGACATTCATACGTCAACAGCGCAGGCCCTTCACCTGGATGAGCATGTTTCCGATTTTTGGGATGTGGAAGAAAAAGTGTTGGAACACGTGTGA
- a CDS encoding acetyl-CoA hydrolase/transferase family protein, translating into MEQKIKQLLRDSRLHDRIVSEETAASWIKDGMTLGLSGFTRAGDAKAVPSALVDKAKHENLKVNVYTGASLGSDIDRIMADAGIVHKRLPFQADRTMRREINQGDMFFVDQHLSHTAEALRQDVLNPVDVAIVEAISITENGEIIPSTSVGNSSIFVEKAEAVIIELNLAHPAELEGLHDIYEAGEQGSRDPIQLMNVDDRLGSKGIPVDIEKIKGVVITNQADSPSTIVPPDEETAVMANHLIDFLRKEKELGRLPDNLAPLQSGIGSVANAVLHGLLDSEFTDLEVYSEVLQDAVFDLMDAGKVRFASGCSITLSETKIDKVYADINKYRDRLILRPQEISNHPEIIRRLGLISINTPIEVDLYGNVNSTHILGTKMMNGIGGSGDFTRNSRLSIFVTKSIAKGGDVSSVVPFVSHVDHTEHDVDVIVTEQGYADLRGLAPKERVPLIIDNCAHSMYREQLYAYYKEACEQGGHTPHILEKAFSWHTNFAKNGTMLEESMLSV; encoded by the coding sequence ATGGAACAAAAGATAAAACAGCTCTTACGCGACTCACGTTTGCATGACCGTATTGTTTCGGAAGAAACAGCGGCTTCCTGGATAAAAGACGGTATGACACTGGGGCTTAGCGGCTTCACAAGAGCGGGGGACGCTAAGGCCGTTCCATCTGCACTTGTTGATAAAGCAAAACATGAAAACTTGAAAGTGAATGTGTATACTGGCGCTTCTCTTGGCTCCGATATCGATCGGATCATGGCTGATGCCGGTATCGTTCATAAACGTCTTCCTTTTCAGGCAGATAGGACGATGCGCAGGGAGATTAATCAGGGAGATATGTTTTTTGTGGACCAGCATTTATCACACACCGCTGAAGCTCTTCGCCAAGACGTTCTGAATCCTGTTGATGTCGCCATTGTGGAAGCGATATCAATTACGGAAAACGGCGAAATTATTCCGTCGACATCGGTTGGCAACTCATCCATTTTCGTAGAAAAAGCGGAGGCGGTCATTATTGAGTTGAACCTTGCCCATCCCGCAGAATTGGAAGGGTTGCATGATATTTATGAAGCAGGCGAGCAAGGAAGCCGTGACCCCATTCAATTGATGAATGTTGATGACCGTCTCGGATCGAAAGGCATTCCCGTCGATATTGAAAAAATTAAAGGGGTCGTTATTACCAATCAAGCCGACTCCCCATCGACGATTGTGCCGCCCGATGAGGAAACGGCTGTTATGGCTAACCATCTGATCGATTTTTTACGTAAAGAAAAAGAATTGGGTCGTTTGCCGGATAACCTGGCGCCACTGCAGTCCGGCATTGGATCGGTGGCCAATGCCGTTCTGCATGGCCTTTTGGATTCGGAGTTTACGGATTTGGAAGTGTACTCCGAGGTTTTGCAAGACGCTGTTTTCGATCTTATGGACGCTGGCAAAGTCCGCTTTGCTTCGGGGTGTTCCATCACACTGTCCGAAACGAAAATTGACAAAGTCTATGCCGATATTAACAAGTACCGCGACCGTTTGATTTTACGGCCACAAGAAATTTCAAATCATCCGGAGATCATTCGGCGTCTGGGCTTGATTTCCATTAATACGCCGATCGAAGTCGATCTGTATGGCAACGTGAATTCGACTCATATTCTAGGCACCAAAATGATGAATGGAATCGGTGGTTCAGGAGATTTCACGCGAAATTCGCGACTCTCGATTTTTGTTACCAAATCAATAGCAAAAGGGGGAGATGTCTCAAGCGTCGTGCCTTTTGTTTCCCACGTCGATCATACCGAACACGATGTGGATGTTATTGTGACAGAACAAGGCTATGCCGACTTGCGCGGATTAGCACCGAAAGAACGCGTGCCTCTCATCATTGATAACTGTGCCCATTCGATGTATCGGGAACAACTCTATGCTTATTACAAAGAAGCGTGTGAACAGGGAGGACACACGCCCCACATCCTTGAGAAGGCGTTCTCCTGGCACACGAACTTTGCAAAAAATGGTACCATGCTTGAGGAATCAATGTTGAGTGTTTAG
- a CDS encoding ester cyclase, with translation MIKDARAFFDDGKMEIEIGSIVDSPYISARWEFIGAYTGGMPDAKAEVGEIMSFNGMDILEIENGKIKSYWVSSNGVYLMEQLVAFFSSSFIMCSMQSINDLRTVFEVKNRAHGCLDS, from the coding sequence ATTATTAAGGATGCTCGCGCCTTTTTTGATGATGGTAAGATGGAAATTGAAATAGGCTCTATCGTAGATAGCCCGTATATATCGGCGCGCTGGGAATTCATAGGCGCTTATACAGGAGGCATGCCAGATGCCAAGGCAGAAGTAGGGGAAATAATGAGCTTTAACGGTATGGATATTTTGGAAATCGAAAATGGGAAAATCAAAAGTTATTGGGTGTCTTCTAATGGCGTGTACTTAATGGAGCAGTTAGTGGCGTTTTTCAGCAGTTCTTTCATTATGTGTTCAATGCAGAGTATTAACGATTTACGCACGGTTTTTGAGGTCAAAAACCGTGCTCATGGTTGTCTTGATTCATAG